The Reinekea forsetii genome contains the following window.
ATCGCTATTGCGACGGTGCTATTGCCGCGTTTGGCGACCTTGCACGCCGGTCGAGATGCGCTCCTGTTCGATCGCACCCTGGCCTGGGCGATCCGGCTGGTGTTGTTGATCGGCTTGCCGGCGATGGTGGCCCTGGTGCTGCTGCCGAGCGAGCTCTTGACGCTGCTGTTTCAATATAAAAATTTCTCCAGTCTCGATGTCGAACGCAGTGCCTTGAGTTTGGCCGCCTACGCCTTGGGCCTACCGGCCTTTATGTTGATCAAAATATTGGCACCGGCTTTCTTTGCCCGCCAAGACACCCGCACCCCGGTGCGTATCGGCATCCAGGCCATGGTCTGGAATATGGCTTTTAACCTAATGTTGATTCTGCCCCTGGCGCATGCCGGGCTGGCGCTGGCAACGTCAATGTCGGCCTGGCTCAATGCCGGGCTGCTCGCCTGGCATTTACGTCAGGAGGGTCGCTTCCCGCAATGGCCTATGCTCGGGCCGACCATCTTGCGCGCCCTGGTCGCCAGCGCCGTGATGGCCACGCTGCTCTGGGCGATGACCCGGTCGGCCGCGCTCACCATGCCAGATGATTTTCTTGGTCGGGCCGAAGTGGTCGCCCTGCTGGTGGTCGCCGGCCTGGTCAGCTATAGCCTGACGCTGTTGCTGGTCGGAGTGCGACCAAAGGACATTAAACATCCCTGATCGGGAGCGGGACAGTGCGATCCCTTTTCGGTATACTGCGCGGCCAATTTCGTCACGCTGGCCCGCCATGCGCATCTCTCGTTTGCCACTACAAGCCTTACCCGCTGCTGCCGTTACGATCGGCAGTTTTGACGGTGTGCATCTGGGCCATCAGCAAGTCATTACCCGGCTGATCGAGCAGGCGCGAGCGCGTAATCTGGTCTCGGTGGTGGTCACCTTCGAGCCGCAGCCGCGCGAGTTTTTGCGGCCCGGCGATGCCCCAGCCCGACTGACATCGCTGTCGGATAAGGCGCGCCGCTTAGCTGCTCTGGGTGTCGACCATCTGGTGGTATTGCCCTTTAATGCCTCGCTGCGCGGGCTCAGCGCTCAGGCCTTTGTCGAGCAAATTCTGATCGAGCGGCTTAATACTCAGTGGTTGCAGGTTGGTGACGATTTCCGCTTTGGCGCCGATCGGGCCGGGAATTTCGAGTTTTTGCAAGGTTTCGACTTTGAAGTCACCGATTTGGCCTCACAATGTGTCGACGGTCAGCGCATTAGCAGTACCCAGTTGCGCGAGCGAATTGGCCAGCATCAGCTACCCGCCGTGCAGGCCTTGTTGGGCGAGCCCTATACGCTAACCGGGCGGGTGATCTATGGCCGCCAATTGGGTCGTACCATTGGCGTGCCGACCGCCAACCTACTCTTGCCGCATCACCGCCTGGCCACCGACGGGGTTTTTGCCGTCAGCGCCGACATTGCCGGTCGAGTGTTACAGGGCGTGGGCAATCTGGGCACCAAACCGACGGTAGGCGACAGCCGATCTTGGCTGGAAGTACATTTTTTTGATTTTGACGGAGTCCTGTACGGACAACGTATTTCGGTGCAGCTGCATAAGCGGCTGCGCGGGACCCAAACATTTGCTAATCTTGACGCGCTGAAAATTCAGATACAACTTGATATGCAAGCCGCACACGCTTGGTTTGCGCAACTTACGGAAGTGAAACGTACCGATGACTGACTATAAAGCAACCTTGAACTTACCGCAGACGGATTTTCCGATGCGCGGTGACCTGGCCAAACGCGAACCTGTAATGCTGGCAAACTGGGAAACCAATGGCATTTACCAGCAGATTCGCGCGGCAAGCCTGGGTCGCCCTAAGTTTATTTTGCATGATGGTCCGCCTTATGCGAACGGACCCCTGCACATCGGTCATGCGGTCAATAAAATTCTCAAAGATATCATCGTTAAATCGAAGGGTTTTAACGGCTACGATGCACCCTATGTGCCCGGCTGGGACTGTCACGGTCTGCCCATCGAGCACAAGGTAGAAACGATGATCGGCCGGGCCGGCGACAAGGTCGACTTTAAGACCTTTCGCGCCAAATGCCGTGAATACGCGCACAGCCAAATCGATGTGCAGCGCGCCGGCTTTCAACGCATGGGTGTGTTCGGTAGCTGGGAACAACCTTACCTGACGATGAATTTCCAGACCGAGGCCGACATCATTCGCGCGCTCGGCAAGATTGCCGCGTCCGGTCACCTAGTGCGCGGCTTTAAGCCGGTCTACTGGAGCGTGGTGGGCGGTTCGGCCCTGGCCGAAGCCGAGGTGGAATACCACGATAAGGTCTCCTTCAATGTCGACGTCGCTTACGGCGCACGTGACGACAGCAAGGTCTTGGCCGCCATTGGCAGCAGCGCGGGCGAAGGTCCGGTCCAGGCGGTAATCTGGACGACCACACCCTGGACTCTGCCGTCCTCATTGGCCATCTCGGTCGGCGCGGAACTGGATTATGTTCTGGTGCAAAGCACGCATCAGGACCAACCGGTGCGCTTAATTGTCGCCGAGGCCCTGTTAGAAAGCTTTCTCGCGCGCACCGGCCTGGTTGAAAGCGCCATCTTGGCGCACTTCCCCGGCACGGTGTTGGAGCAGCAGGTCTTTACCCACCCGTTCTACGATCGCGATATTCCGGTTTTGTTGGGCGATCACGTTACGCTCGACGCCGGTACCGGTTGTGTCCATACCGCGCCCGATCACGGCGTGGAAGACTTCGTGGTCTGTGGCCGATACGGTATCGAGACGATCAATCCGCTCGATGACAAGGGCGTGTTTCGCGCCAATGTCGAACACTTTGCCGGTGAGCACGTTTACAAGGTCGATCCAAAGGTGATCGCTCTGGTTAAAGAACGCGGCCAACTGCTTAGTGAAGGTAAGTTAACGCACAGCTATGCTCATTGCTGGCGCACCAAGACGCCACTGATCTATCGTGCCACGCCACAATGGTTTATCAGCATGGACGCACAGGGTTTGCAAGAGCAGGCCATGAGCGCCATCAAGGGCGTCCGTTGGGTGCCGGCCTGGGGTCAGAACCGCATCGAGGCGATGGTCGGTCAGTCGCCTGACTGGTGTATCTCACGTCAGCGTACCTGGGGCACTCCGATCACCTTTGTGGTGCACAAAGAAACGGGCCTGTTGCACCCGCAATTACAAGAAATCATCGAAGCGGTCGCCTTGGCGGTCGAGCAGTCGGGTATGGATGCTTGGTACGACTTTGATCTCAGCTCGGTGATCGATGATGCCGATCAATATGAAAAAACCCAGGACACCTTAGATGTCTGGTTCGACTCCGGCGTGAGCCATTACTCGGTCCTGAGCAAGCGCGAAGAATTGGCACAATACCCGGCCGATATGTATCTGGAAGGCTCCGATCAACATCGGGGCTGGTTCCAATCGTCGTTGAAAACCGCCGTCGCGATGAACGGCAGCGCGCCCTACAAGCAGGTCTTGACGCACGGTTTTGTGGTCGATGAGAAGGGCTATAAGATGTCCAAGTCGTTGGGCAATGGCATGGAGCCGCAAGAGGTCTTTAACCAGTTTGGCGCTGATGTCTTGCGCCTCTGGGTGGCCTCGACCGACTATTCCGGTGATATGGCCTTCTCCAAAGCGATCTTAACGCGCACCTCAGATTCCTACCGGCGCATCCGTAATACCGCCCGCTTTCTGGTGTCGAATCTGAATGGCTTTGAACCGGCTCGAGACGCCTTGGGCGTCGACGACTTGCTGGCCTTGGATCGTTGGGCGATCGATCGAACGCTGAGTGTGCAGACCGAATTGGCGCACCTGTACGACAACTATCAATTTGTTCAGGTGGTGCAAAAAATTCACCATTTCTGTGCCTTGGATATGGGCGGATTCTACCTCGATATCATCAAGGATCGGCTCTACACCGCGCAGGAAAATTCCTTGGCCCGCCGTTCGGCGCAAACCGCTATGTACCATGTATTGCAAGCGATGGTGCGCTGGATTGCGCCCATCCTGAGCTTTACCGCCGATGAACTCTGGCCCTATATACCCGGTCAGGATAAGACCACCGTCTTTACCGAAACCTGGTACCCGGGTCTGAGCGCATTCGCCGCCGATGAAACGATGAATTCGGATTATTGGGCGATCGTACAGCAGGTTAAGGACGGCGTTAACGGCGTGCTCGAGCAAGCCCGCAATGAAGCCAAGGTCGGTGGCTCGCTAACCGCCGAGGTAACGCTCTACTGTGATGCCGAGCTGCATGCGACGCTGCTGCAGCTAGGTGATGAACTGCGCTTTGTGACCCTCACCAGTGCTGCCACCTTGGCCGATCTGGCGACAACACCGAGCGATGCGATGCCGACTGAATTGACGGGCCTGAAAGTCTCGGTGGTCAAGTCGACCCTGACCAAATGCGGGCGTTGTTGGCACCAGACCGAGGATGTCGGCAATCATGCCGCGCACCCAGAGTTATGCGGCCGGTGCGTCGAGAATGTCAGCGCTGCTGGCGAGCAACGCCACTTCGCCTAAGCCGAGCTCACGTTCTGCGTGCGGCGCAGAGCGTGTTACAAATCCCCGTGGCGATGCCGTGATGGCAGCGCCACCCTTAGAGGCTGTTTCTATGTCAAAAATTCATGAGAACTCCAAGGTCACGCTACATTTTACCTTGCGACTGGTCGATGGCCAGGTCGTCGACAGTACCCCCGAGCAGCAACCGGCTACCCTGACCATTGGCGACGGTAATCTGCCGATCGGCTTTGAACGCCATCTGCTCGGTCTGGAAACCGGTGATCGGCGCACCGTTCGAGTGGGCACGGAAGACGCGTTCGGGCAGCTCAATCCGTCCAATGTACAGACTTACAAAAAAGATCAATTTGCCGAATCCGGTGAATTGAGTCTGGGGACGGTCATTGCCTTTAAAGATGCTGCCGGTGCCGAGTTGCCCGGGGTGATCGCCGATATTCAGGACGAATCGATCGTCGTCGATTTCAATCATCCGCTGGCCGGCAAGGAACTCGACTTCGAAGTTGAAATTGTTGCCGTCGGAGTCGCCGACGATGGACATTAAGCTCGCCAATCCACGCGGCTTTTGCGCCGGCGTGGATCGCGCTATCGATATCGTCAATCGTGCCTTGGAAGTGCATGGCGCACCGCTTTATGTCCGCCATGAAGTGGTGCACAACAAGTTTGTGGTTGAAGACCTTAAACAGCGCGGGGCGATCTTTGTCGATGAACTCGACGAGGTACCGGACGACAACTGGGTAATCTTTTCCGCCCACGGCGTCTCGCAAGCCGTTCGACTGGAAGCGGCCGAACGCGGGCTGCGCGTTTATGACGCGACCTGTCCGCTGGTGACCAAGGTGCATTTGGAAGTCACCAGCTTCGCCGCCCAGGGTATGGAGTGCATTCTGATCGGTCATCGTGGCCACCCTGAAGTCGAGGGTACCATGGGGCAATATCAGCGCCAGCAGGGCGGCGGTATTTACCTGGTCGAGAACGAACAGGATGTCGCCGAGCTGCAGGTCCAGAATCCGGCATTGCTGGCCTATGTGACGCAGACCACCCTTTCGATGGACGACACCGCGCAGATTATCGATGCCTTACGGGCCAAATTTCAGCATATTCAGGGCCCGCGCAAGGACGACATTTGTTACGCCACGCAAAATCGCCAGGATGCCGTCAAGACCCTATCGGCCGAGTGTTCGGTAGTGATCGTGGTCGGCTCGCCGAACTCATCGAACAGCAATAGACTGCGCGAGTTGGCCGAACGGATGGGCTGTACCGCCTATCTGGTCGACAGCGTTGAGCAGCTCGACCCGACCTGGTTCGACGGCTGTGAGCGCATCGGCGTGACCGCCGGCGCCTCCGCACCGGAAATACTGGTCAAGCAGGTGGTTGAGGGTCTGCAACAGCTCGGCGCCAACGCGGCCATCGAGTTGGCCGGTGTACAAGAAACCATTACCTTCTCCATTCCCAAAGAGTTACGCCTGACGCCCGCCGACTAAAAGCGGAACCGGTCAACAAAACCCCGTCCCAGCGCACCGCCTATCGCAGCACAGTGACCGTTTATCAGACCGGTCACTAGCGCTGCCATACTCCGCTCTACACTGATAGTCAGTCCTATTAGTGAGACGCCCATGACCCTGACACAACCGACCCAGAAACAACCGGCCCAGAGACAACCGACCCATCGCCAGATCGAACGGCGCAGAAAGCTGCAAGGCTTTACCTTGCTAGAGCTGATGGTCACCGTGATTATTCTGGGCATCATCACCGCCTTCGCCGCGCCGTCATTTAACAATCTGCTGCGCGACACCCGTATCGACGCCAATACCAGCAAGGTCCGCAGTGCGCTGACCTATGCCCGGTCAGAAGCGGTCAACCTCAGTTCCACCGTCACGGTCTGCTCCAGTACCGATTACCAAAGCTGCGATGGCGACGAGAATTGGGCCAGCGGCTGGATTGTCTTTCTCGATCTGAATGGGGATGGGGATTTCGACGACGACAGCGATGCCAATCCGTGCGAAACCAATATTGACGATTGTGTTTTGCGCGTCTGGGATCCGCTCGCCAGTGGTGCGAGCCTGATCGAAACGAACGACGCAGACTCGGTCACCTTCAGTGAGCAGGGCGCGGTCGTCGCCGCCACGGCCTTTAGTTTGGACTTGAGCATGCCGGACTGTGCGCTGGGTGATCGACGCACCCTAAGCCTTAACGCCATCGGACGGCTACAAGTCAGCACCGGAGACTGCCCATGAACCGTTTTGCCTCTGCACTGCCCATGCCATTTGCTCGAGCTCCCCGGGCCCAAGCTGGCGCGACCATGATCGAAGTACTGGTCGCGATCCTTATTTTCTCCATCGGTTTGCTCGGTGTTGCCAGCACGCAAACGGTCGGCCTGAGCAATACTCAGAGCGCGCTGCACCGATCCTATGCCGCGCAACTGTCCTATGAGCTGGTCGATATTATTCGGGCCAATCCGATCGAGGCGCGTAATACGGCGAGTATTTTTGCCAGTTACGATACGGAGGTTAGCGCTAGTGTGCCGACCACGGTAGCAAACTGCCTGCAGGTCTCAGGCAGTTGCAGTACCGATGAGATGGCCAAGACTGCTTTGGCACAGTGGACCGCTCGTTTGCAGTCCGCGCTGCCCGAGGGCGAGGCCGAACTGAGTTTGAGCGGAGATATTTTTGAACTGCGTATTCGCTGGGCCGACTACCGCAACGACCAGATTCAGCAGGCGCTCAATGACGCCGACGCCGATATTGCCAGCAAAGATATCGATAAGATCGCCGATCGCATTACGGAATTTCGCATATGAACCGATCACCGCAGCAAGGCCTAAGTCTGGTAGAACTGATGGTGGCCGTCGTCTTAGCCAGCTTTATTATTACCGGCATTGTTCAGGTCGTGTTGTCGAACCGACAGGCCTTTAACCTCACCGAGTCGATGGTGCGGGTGCAGGAAAGTGGGCGCTTTACGCTCAATTTCATCGCCGATGATTTGCGCCAAAGCGGCAACTATGGCTGTACGCCGACCTTCGATGCGATCAGTCAAAATATCCAGTCCTTTACCGCCAACATGCCGGACATCAACGCCATTCAGACCACCGCACCAGCGGCCTTTGGCAACAGCGCCGATGGTGCCGACGGCGGGGCAAGCGCGTTCGATGCCCCCGATACCTTGGCCCTACTCAAGCTTAATCAAAATAGCGCGACCATCACCGCAGGGGTCTTGTCACCGAGCACATTGGGCATATCCAATGAGGGCAGCTTTGCCACGGGCGATTATGTCTTGGTCAGCAACTGCGAGGTGGCCGATCTGATTCGACTCGGCTCGGGCACCTCTAATATTCAGATGGTCGATGCCACCGGTGGGTTGCGCTACAGCTTTTTCGTGATGCAAAACAAGCGCTCAACCATCAACGAAATTGAGCATCGAATCTTTACCGTCAACGCCAACAGTGAGCTGGAGTTGGCGGTGAATGGCGCGCGTCAAGTCCTACTCGGGAGTGTGGAAAATATTCAATATAAGTATGGCGTCGATTCGGATGGGGATTTGGTGCCGGACTATTTTGCCAACATCCGTGATGTCCCGGTGGCCAGTATCGATGACATAGTCGCCGTCAAGGTCAGCGTGCTGACCGTGTCGGGTAGCCAAGCCGAAGGCGATATCGAGGGGGTGACCAGTTCGCCGCAGACCCTAACCTTCAATGACAAAACCCTAACCATGGCCGATCGACGACTGCGCAAGGTGTTTGAAACCACCGTTATTCTGCGCAATAGGATGAACTGATATGAATGCTAAAGTTTTGGTCCAGCGCCAGGATGCTAAGCCCATCGCGGCAAAGCAGGATGGCGCGGTGTTAATTATCGCCTTGGTGATGCTCCTTATTTTAACCTTGCTTGGGGTCTCGGTCATGGAGTCGTCGGTGGTAGAAGAGCGGATGGCCGGTAACAATCTCGATCGCAACATCGCCTTTCAGACGGCTGAAGCTTCCTTGCGCGCCGGCGAAGCCTTTGTTGCTGGCCTGGGCAATCGACCGGAACCGATCGATGGTGCCAGCTCCGGCTCGGTATCGATTCTGGGTAAGGTGCCGCCCGGTACGCCCAACTGGTGGACCAAGAGTGAGGCTTGGTGGGATGACAATGGCACCGAGTACAACGAGGAATTCGCAGGCACCCGAAAAAAACCGCGCTATGTTATCGAAGAATACGATCAGGTATGTGACGGGGCGGTGGATCCAACGGTTCGGCAATGCAAAATTATTTATCGGGTCACCGCCATCGCCTGGGGTGAACGGAACTCCACCGTACTATTGCAGTCTCTGTATGCGAGAAGGTACTAATGATGAAAAAAATTAACACCAATGTCACCCAGCTACGCCCGCAAAATTTGGGTTTTTTAGTGGTCATGTCGCTTGCCGGTGGCCTAAGTTCGGCCGCCAATCTAAGCTTGGCCGACGCGCCCCTTTTCCTGGCCAGCGGTGTCCAGCCCAACATCTATTTCATCGTCGATGATTCCGGTTCGATGGATTGGGAAACCCTCTACACCAAGGAGGCGACTGCTAACTTTGGTATGACCTCCAATGCGAATGGATCAAGCACGGTCGATGTTAGCCCGACCATTCAGACCAATGGCACGAGCAACCCCGATCGGAAAGAAATTCTAAACTCCTGTGTCGGCGTCAATGCGCTGCACTATAACCCGACAAAAACCTATACGCCCTGGGTGGGCAAGGACTCCAGTAACAATACCTATAAGGATCAGTCTGTTACCGCAGCAAAAAAATCGCCCTATAACGGCAGCGGCACAACCGATCTGACCGATGAGGATGGCAATGATGATCGGTCCGGCTATTTCCCTTGGTACGATCTAGATGGCGACAATGTTCTCGATGAATATGTCGATGGCAATGGTAATAAGTCGCGCGATGTTCTGGTCGATCGCAATGGTAACGGCACCTTTGACGGCTGGGTCACTATTAAGGATTCGAAAGGCAAGGACATCTCGGTATTTGAAAGTGAATTGGAATGCCCGGATGCCACGGTGATCCGCGCGGCCCTGGGTAGCAACGCCCAGACCAAGGACTTCCTTAATCGCTGGTTAATAGCGGTGGAGGATATGGACACCGTTGAGAAGACAAACTTTGCCAACTGGTACTCCTATTATCGCAAGCGCAAGTGGGTGGCTAAGCGCGCCCTATCGACCATTATCGATGAGTCTACAGCACGCATGGGCATAACCACTATATGGAATAGAATTACCGAGAAGGTGGTTAATGTCGACAATATCTCGACGCCCTATAACAGCACAGCCAACGACAATAAAAACGACCTGATGGAGAGCATGTTCAAAATAGGTGCGAGTAATGGTACACCGCTTCGGTCAGCCTTGAAGTCAGCCGGGGAGT
Protein-coding sequences here:
- a CDS encoding pilus assembly PilX family protein; the encoded protein is MNAKVLVQRQDAKPIAAKQDGAVLIIALVMLLILTLLGVSVMESSVVEERMAGNNLDRNIAFQTAEASLRAGEAFVAGLGNRPEPIDGASSGSVSILGKVPPGTPNWWTKSEAWWDDNGTEYNEEFAGTRKKPRYVIEEYDQVCDGAVDPTVRQCKIIYRVTAIAWGERNSTVLLQSLYARRY
- the fkpB gene encoding FKBP-type peptidyl-prolyl cis-trans isomerase, yielding MSKIHENSKVTLHFTLRLVDGQVVDSTPEQQPATLTIGDGNLPIGFERHLLGLETGDRRTVRVGTEDAFGQLNPSNVQTYKKDQFAESGELSLGTVIAFKDAAGAELPGVIADIQDESIVVDFNHPLAGKELDFEVEIVAVGVADDGH
- the ribF gene encoding bifunctional riboflavin kinase/FAD synthetase; translation: MRISRLPLQALPAAAVTIGSFDGVHLGHQQVITRLIEQARARNLVSVVVTFEPQPREFLRPGDAPARLTSLSDKARRLAALGVDHLVVLPFNASLRGLSAQAFVEQILIERLNTQWLQVGDDFRFGADRAGNFEFLQGFDFEVTDLASQCVDGQRISSTQLRERIGQHQLPAVQALLGEPYTLTGRVIYGRQLGRTIGVPTANLLLPHHRLATDGVFAVSADIAGRVLQGVGNLGTKPTVGDSRSWLEVHFFDFDGVLYGQRISVQLHKRLRGTQTFANLDALKIQIQLDMQAAHAWFAQLTEVKRTDD
- a CDS encoding PilW family protein, with translation MNRSPQQGLSLVELMVAVVLASFIITGIVQVVLSNRQAFNLTESMVRVQESGRFTLNFIADDLRQSGNYGCTPTFDAISQNIQSFTANMPDINAIQTTAPAAFGNSADGADGGASAFDAPDTLALLKLNQNSATITAGVLSPSTLGISNEGSFATGDYVLVSNCEVADLIRLGSGTSNIQMVDATGGLRYSFFVMQNKRSTINEIEHRIFTVNANSELELAVNGARQVLLGSVENIQYKYGVDSDGDLVPDYFANIRDVPVASIDDIVAVKVSVLTVSGSQAEGDIEGVTSSPQTLTFNDKTLTMADRRLRKVFETTVILRNRMN
- the ispH gene encoding 4-hydroxy-3-methylbut-2-enyl diphosphate reductase, which produces MDIKLANPRGFCAGVDRAIDIVNRALEVHGAPLYVRHEVVHNKFVVEDLKQRGAIFVDELDEVPDDNWVIFSAHGVSQAVRLEAAERGLRVYDATCPLVTKVHLEVTSFAAQGMECILIGHRGHPEVEGTMGQYQRQQGGGIYLVENEQDVAELQVQNPALLAYVTQTTLSMDDTAQIIDALRAKFQHIQGPRKDDICYATQNRQDAVKTLSAECSVVIVVGSPNSSNSNRLRELAERMGCTAYLVDSVEQLDPTWFDGCERIGVTAGASAPEILVKQVVEGLQQLGANAAIELAGVQETITFSIPKELRLTPAD
- the ileS gene encoding isoleucine--tRNA ligase, encoding MTDYKATLNLPQTDFPMRGDLAKREPVMLANWETNGIYQQIRAASLGRPKFILHDGPPYANGPLHIGHAVNKILKDIIVKSKGFNGYDAPYVPGWDCHGLPIEHKVETMIGRAGDKVDFKTFRAKCREYAHSQIDVQRAGFQRMGVFGSWEQPYLTMNFQTEADIIRALGKIAASGHLVRGFKPVYWSVVGGSALAEAEVEYHDKVSFNVDVAYGARDDSKVLAAIGSSAGEGPVQAVIWTTTPWTLPSSLAISVGAELDYVLVQSTHQDQPVRLIVAEALLESFLARTGLVESAILAHFPGTVLEQQVFTHPFYDRDIPVLLGDHVTLDAGTGCVHTAPDHGVEDFVVCGRYGIETINPLDDKGVFRANVEHFAGEHVYKVDPKVIALVKERGQLLSEGKLTHSYAHCWRTKTPLIYRATPQWFISMDAQGLQEQAMSAIKGVRWVPAWGQNRIEAMVGQSPDWCISRQRTWGTPITFVVHKETGLLHPQLQEIIEAVALAVEQSGMDAWYDFDLSSVIDDADQYEKTQDTLDVWFDSGVSHYSVLSKREELAQYPADMYLEGSDQHRGWFQSSLKTAVAMNGSAPYKQVLTHGFVVDEKGYKMSKSLGNGMEPQEVFNQFGADVLRLWVASTDYSGDMAFSKAILTRTSDSYRRIRNTARFLVSNLNGFEPARDALGVDDLLALDRWAIDRTLSVQTELAHLYDNYQFVQVVQKIHHFCALDMGGFYLDIIKDRLYTAQENSLARRSAQTAMYHVLQAMVRWIAPILSFTADELWPYIPGQDKTTVFTETWYPGLSAFAADETMNSDYWAIVQQVKDGVNGVLEQARNEAKVGGSLTAEVTLYCDAELHATLLQLGDELRFVTLTSAATLADLATTPSDAMPTELTGLKVSVVKSTLTKCGRCWHQTEDVGNHAAHPELCGRCVENVSAAGEQRHFA
- a CDS encoding GspH/FimT family pseudopilin, whose product is MTLTQPTQKQPAQRQPTHRQIERRRKLQGFTLLELMVTVIILGIITAFAAPSFNNLLRDTRIDANTSKVRSALTYARSEAVNLSSTVTVCSSTDYQSCDGDENWASGWIVFLDLNGDGDFDDDSDANPCETNIDDCVLRVWDPLASGASLIETNDADSVTFSEQGAVVAATAFSLDLSMPDCALGDRRTLSLNAIGRLQVSTGDCP
- the pilV gene encoding type IV pilus modification protein PilV — protein: MNRFASALPMPFARAPRAQAGATMIEVLVAILIFSIGLLGVASTQTVGLSNTQSALHRSYAAQLSYELVDIIRANPIEARNTASIFASYDTEVSASVPTTVANCLQVSGSCSTDEMAKTALAQWTARLQSALPEGEAELSLSGDIFELRIRWADYRNDQIQQALNDADADIASKDIDKIADRITEFRI